One Cuculus canorus isolate bCucCan1 chromosome 2, bCucCan1.pri, whole genome shotgun sequence genomic region harbors:
- the CDCP1 gene encoding CUB domain-containing protein 1 isoform X1 — MAAGRALPVLLTALLAASAQLLQREASFMISLRTVDNITVMIKLRSGVSPSCQIRIKNVIRPELKIKPGENVTFTFTCSTPEKYFIMDIQKNIDCVSGPCPFGDVHLYPLGLPRLNRTFIWDVKASTKAGLELKFSTPWLRQIEPGGTCPDFVSYNINSCIDTAIVNIGTFCRNGSVSRVKLLGGVVMSLHLPWDSGLTTSGFSIANRASIKRLCIIESILKEESSVTLMSPNYPLGFPEDELMTWQFVIPSSMRASVFFHNYSLSNCERKEERVEYYLPGSISNPEVFKLSDSQPANIAGSFNLSLQGCDQDAQNPGILRLLFQVVVQHPQIDENVTHLVDLSKEWNMTVTIHLEGWPSRNPPMSEPICLICKDPRSCDRVLTLVSGAVYKISFLCKDLSRLRITAEKGISCVDLRWCQRKIYSLSVPKVITQLPIRLHKFIWKLVAPELINIEITSPSLKLQQHVPEQRCNTSYSYSIVSATPQTELNVGVFCPGGSIEKIQMKNNITVSLKTYGKGFLNESNHQDLKMSFVPHIKDECTFSVKPDPKAKVYLQTPNWPYGLPPYVSISWYVIVPSKQVARLGFSKDRMGITCETGRAYVNIKEETPGAEETVRREDELLPKPRNMYHDFWVNVSNCKPVDKTQLTLQFWVTFTDKQIDLGVILAVVAGTGVLMAIGLTVCCVKKKKKKSQNPMVGVYNTNVNTQMPGKQGLFTKGRKNNESHVYAVIDDAMVYGHLLKESNGSVAPEVDVYRPFDGPVGSLPPSPPPLSFRKDIKCSPSTEEPPPLTDTDHDTYTFAHQTSGQLEDSGDTSEKNNGDTSTSLLENKEQNGLGE; from the exons ctTCCTTCATGATCTCGCTCCGCACAGTGGACAACATCACAGTTATGATTAAGTTGAGATCTGGTGTTTCACCAAGCTGTCAAATTCGTATTAAAAATGTCATCAGGCCTGAACTCAAGATAAAGCCTGGGGAGAATGTGACTTTTACCTTCACTTGTAGTACTCCAGAGAAGTATTTCATCATGGATATTCAGAAGAATATTG ACTGTGTGTCAGGCCCATGTCCCTTTGGAGATGTTCATCTTTACCCACTGGGGCTACCTCGCCTTAACAGGACCTTCATCTGGGATGTGAAGGCGAGTACAAAGGCTGGACTTGAACTGAAATTTTCTACCCCATGGCTAAGACAGATTGAACCAGGAGGGACGTGCCCAGATTTTGTTAGCTACAACATCAACAGCTGTATCGATACAGCCATAGTCAACATTGGCACCTTCTGCAGGAATGGCTCGGTGTCTCGTGTCAAGCTGCTGGGAGGAGTCGTCATGTCTCTGCACCTCCCTTGGGACTCAGGTCTCACCACCTCAGGCTTCAGCATAGCTAACAGGGCTTCCATAAAAC GGTTATGCATTATTGAATCCATTTTAAAGGAGGAGTCTTCAGTCACCCTGATGTCCCCAAATTACCCGCTGGGCTTTCCGGAAGATGAACTCATGACGTGGCAGTTTGTGATTCCTTCCAGCATGAGAGCAAGCGTGTTTTTCCACAACTACAGCCTCTCCAACTGcgaaaggaaagaggagagagtgGAGTACTACCTCCCTGGTTCCATCAGCAACCCAGAGGTGTTCAAGCTGAGTGACAGCCAGCCTGCTAATATCGCTGGCAGTTTCAacctttccctgcagggctgtgatCAGGATGCCCAGAACCCAGGCATCCTTCGTTTGCTCTTCCAAGTCGTTGTTCAGCACCCGCAAATTGATGAGA ATGTCACCCATTTGGTTGACCTTAGCAAGGAATGGAATATGACTGTAACAATACACTTGGAAGGATGGCCCAGCCGCAACCCGCCCATGTCTGAACCGATATGCCTGATCTGTAAGGATCCTCGCTCCTGTGACCGTGTCTTGACTTTAGTGTCTGGTGCTGTCTACAAGATCTCCTTTCTGTGCAAGGACTTGTCCCGTCTGAGGATCACAGCTGAAAAAGGCATAA GCTGTGTCGATCTTCGGTGGTGTCAGAGGAAGATCTATTCCCTCTCTGTGCCCAAGGTTATTACCCAACTGCCAATTCGACTGCATAAGTTTATTTGGAAGCTCGTGGCTCCTGAGCTGATCAACATAGAAATTACTTCTCCGTCCTTGAAACTTCAGCAACATgtcccagagcagaggtgcAACACAAGCTACAGTTACAGCATTGTTAGTGCCACTCCGCAGACGGAGTTGAACGTTGGTGTATTCTGTCCTGGTGGATCCATTGAAAAGattcagatgaaaaataatatcactgtatctttaaaaacatatgGGAAAGGATTCCTCAATGAGTCTAACCATCAGGATCTGAAGATGTCTTTTGTGCCACATATTAAAG ATGAGTGCACTTTTTCCGTAAAACCAGATCCAAAAGCTAAAGTTTATTTGCAGACTCCCAACTGGCCATATGGTCTACCTCCTTATGTCTCCATATCCTGGTACGTCATCGTGCCCAGCAAGCAAGTTGCCCGCCTAGGGTTCTCCAAGGACCGCATGGGCATCACTTGCGAGACGGGCCGTGCCTATGTCAACATAAAGGAAGAGACACCAGGGGCAGAGGAAACAGTGCGCCGTGAAGATGAGCTGCTGCCCAAGCCCCGAAATATGTATCATGACTTCTGGGTAAATGTCTCCAACTGTAAACCTGTGGATAAAACACAACTGACCTTGCAGTTCTGGGTGACTTTTACTGACAAGCAGATAG ACCTAGGAGTGATACTTGCTGTGGTGGCTGGGACTGGAGTTCTCATGGCTATTGGACTCACTGTCTGCTGTGTTAAGAAGAA gaagaagaaaagccagaATCCCATGGTGGGAGTGTACAATACTAACGTGAATACCCAGATGCCTGGAAAACAAGGCTTATTcacaaaagggaggaaaaacaaTGAGTCTCATGTCTATGCAGTTATTGATGATGCTATGGTCTATGGGCACTTACTGAAGGAATCCAATGGCTCAGTCGCTCCAGAAGTTGATGTCTACAGACCTTTTGATGGACCCGTTGGTAGCTTgccaccttctccacctccactctccttcagaaaagacattaaatgcTCTCCTAGCACCGAGGAACCTCCACCTCTGACGGACACAGACCATGACACTTACACATTTGCTCATCAGACATCAGGGCAATTGGAGGACAGTGGAGATACTAGTGAAAAGAATAATGGAGATACAAGCACATCCTTGCTGGAAAACAAGGAACAGAATGGGTTAGGGGAGTAA
- the CDCP1 gene encoding CUB domain-containing protein 1 isoform X2, translated as MISLRTVDNITVMIKLRSGVSPSCQIRIKNVIRPELKIKPGENVTFTFTCSTPEKYFIMDIQKNIDCVSGPCPFGDVHLYPLGLPRLNRTFIWDVKASTKAGLELKFSTPWLRQIEPGGTCPDFVSYNINSCIDTAIVNIGTFCRNGSVSRVKLLGGVVMSLHLPWDSGLTTSGFSIANRASIKRLCIIESILKEESSVTLMSPNYPLGFPEDELMTWQFVIPSSMRASVFFHNYSLSNCERKEERVEYYLPGSISNPEVFKLSDSQPANIAGSFNLSLQGCDQDAQNPGILRLLFQVVVQHPQIDENVTHLVDLSKEWNMTVTIHLEGWPSRNPPMSEPICLICKDPRSCDRVLTLVSGAVYKISFLCKDLSRLRITAEKGISCVDLRWCQRKIYSLSVPKVITQLPIRLHKFIWKLVAPELINIEITSPSLKLQQHVPEQRCNTSYSYSIVSATPQTELNVGVFCPGGSIEKIQMKNNITVSLKTYGKGFLNESNHQDLKMSFVPHIKDECTFSVKPDPKAKVYLQTPNWPYGLPPYVSISWYVIVPSKQVARLGFSKDRMGITCETGRAYVNIKEETPGAEETVRREDELLPKPRNMYHDFWVNVSNCKPVDKTQLTLQFWVTFTDKQIDLGVILAVVAGTGVLMAIGLTVCCVKKKKKKSQNPMVGVYNTNVNTQMPGKQGLFTKGRKNNESHVYAVIDDAMVYGHLLKESNGSVAPEVDVYRPFDGPVGSLPPSPPPLSFRKDIKCSPSTEEPPPLTDTDHDTYTFAHQTSGQLEDSGDTSEKNNGDTSTSLLENKEQNGLGE; from the exons ATGATCTCGCTCCGCACAGTGGACAACATCACAGTTATGATTAAGTTGAGATCTGGTGTTTCACCAAGCTGTCAAATTCGTATTAAAAATGTCATCAGGCCTGAACTCAAGATAAAGCCTGGGGAGAATGTGACTTTTACCTTCACTTGTAGTACTCCAGAGAAGTATTTCATCATGGATATTCAGAAGAATATTG ACTGTGTGTCAGGCCCATGTCCCTTTGGAGATGTTCATCTTTACCCACTGGGGCTACCTCGCCTTAACAGGACCTTCATCTGGGATGTGAAGGCGAGTACAAAGGCTGGACTTGAACTGAAATTTTCTACCCCATGGCTAAGACAGATTGAACCAGGAGGGACGTGCCCAGATTTTGTTAGCTACAACATCAACAGCTGTATCGATACAGCCATAGTCAACATTGGCACCTTCTGCAGGAATGGCTCGGTGTCTCGTGTCAAGCTGCTGGGAGGAGTCGTCATGTCTCTGCACCTCCCTTGGGACTCAGGTCTCACCACCTCAGGCTTCAGCATAGCTAACAGGGCTTCCATAAAAC GGTTATGCATTATTGAATCCATTTTAAAGGAGGAGTCTTCAGTCACCCTGATGTCCCCAAATTACCCGCTGGGCTTTCCGGAAGATGAACTCATGACGTGGCAGTTTGTGATTCCTTCCAGCATGAGAGCAAGCGTGTTTTTCCACAACTACAGCCTCTCCAACTGcgaaaggaaagaggagagagtgGAGTACTACCTCCCTGGTTCCATCAGCAACCCAGAGGTGTTCAAGCTGAGTGACAGCCAGCCTGCTAATATCGCTGGCAGTTTCAacctttccctgcagggctgtgatCAGGATGCCCAGAACCCAGGCATCCTTCGTTTGCTCTTCCAAGTCGTTGTTCAGCACCCGCAAATTGATGAGA ATGTCACCCATTTGGTTGACCTTAGCAAGGAATGGAATATGACTGTAACAATACACTTGGAAGGATGGCCCAGCCGCAACCCGCCCATGTCTGAACCGATATGCCTGATCTGTAAGGATCCTCGCTCCTGTGACCGTGTCTTGACTTTAGTGTCTGGTGCTGTCTACAAGATCTCCTTTCTGTGCAAGGACTTGTCCCGTCTGAGGATCACAGCTGAAAAAGGCATAA GCTGTGTCGATCTTCGGTGGTGTCAGAGGAAGATCTATTCCCTCTCTGTGCCCAAGGTTATTACCCAACTGCCAATTCGACTGCATAAGTTTATTTGGAAGCTCGTGGCTCCTGAGCTGATCAACATAGAAATTACTTCTCCGTCCTTGAAACTTCAGCAACATgtcccagagcagaggtgcAACACAAGCTACAGTTACAGCATTGTTAGTGCCACTCCGCAGACGGAGTTGAACGTTGGTGTATTCTGTCCTGGTGGATCCATTGAAAAGattcagatgaaaaataatatcactgtatctttaaaaacatatgGGAAAGGATTCCTCAATGAGTCTAACCATCAGGATCTGAAGATGTCTTTTGTGCCACATATTAAAG ATGAGTGCACTTTTTCCGTAAAACCAGATCCAAAAGCTAAAGTTTATTTGCAGACTCCCAACTGGCCATATGGTCTACCTCCTTATGTCTCCATATCCTGGTACGTCATCGTGCCCAGCAAGCAAGTTGCCCGCCTAGGGTTCTCCAAGGACCGCATGGGCATCACTTGCGAGACGGGCCGTGCCTATGTCAACATAAAGGAAGAGACACCAGGGGCAGAGGAAACAGTGCGCCGTGAAGATGAGCTGCTGCCCAAGCCCCGAAATATGTATCATGACTTCTGGGTAAATGTCTCCAACTGTAAACCTGTGGATAAAACACAACTGACCTTGCAGTTCTGGGTGACTTTTACTGACAAGCAGATAG ACCTAGGAGTGATACTTGCTGTGGTGGCTGGGACTGGAGTTCTCATGGCTATTGGACTCACTGTCTGCTGTGTTAAGAAGAA gaagaagaaaagccagaATCCCATGGTGGGAGTGTACAATACTAACGTGAATACCCAGATGCCTGGAAAACAAGGCTTATTcacaaaagggaggaaaaacaaTGAGTCTCATGTCTATGCAGTTATTGATGATGCTATGGTCTATGGGCACTTACTGAAGGAATCCAATGGCTCAGTCGCTCCAGAAGTTGATGTCTACAGACCTTTTGATGGACCCGTTGGTAGCTTgccaccttctccacctccactctccttcagaaaagacattaaatgcTCTCCTAGCACCGAGGAACCTCCACCTCTGACGGACACAGACCATGACACTTACACATTTGCTCATCAGACATCAGGGCAATTGGAGGACAGTGGAGATACTAGTGAAAAGAATAATGGAGATACAAGCACATCCTTGCTGGAAAACAAGGAACAGAATGGGTTAGGGGAGTAA